The following coding sequences lie in one Streptomyces sp. NBC_00510 genomic window:
- a CDS encoding AMP-dependent synthetase/ligase: MREFTIPPLVTAPQVGGLADAVFANADEEPDRIVLSRRAGADGADWEHVTAARFRDEVLAVARGLLAQGIRFGDRVGLMSRTRYEWTVLDFALWAIGAQPVPIYPTSSSDQVRWMLHDSEAVACVVEHEDHAMTIGAVIDELPHLTRLWQLDSDALSELARHGLSVDDDLVHQYREAVTPDATATIIYTSGTTGRPKGCVITHGNFMAESDNVVARYEPVFHSKRGDEASTLLFLPLAHVFGRMVEVAAVRAKVRLGHQPNLAAAELLPAMASFQPTFVLAVPYVFEKVFQGARRKAEAGGKLGPFEKAVEVAVRHAEAMEARAFGTGPGPSTSLRMQHQLYEKLVYGKVRAALGGKVRHAFSGGSAMDRQLGLFFDGAGVRIFEGYGLTETTAAAVANPPEQTRFGTVGLPIPGTTVHIADDGEIWVYGGQVFSEYLNNPKATAEVLHDGWLATGDLGALDEDGYLTITGRKKEILVTSGGKSVSPVVLEDRVRSHPLVSQCVVVGNDRPFIGALITLDPEGVGHWLTMRAKPQLPIAKLIHDADLETEIRRAVVAANTLVSQAESIRTFRILAGQFSEEGGLLTPSLKLKRRAIEKAYTREIEALYHA; encoded by the coding sequence TTGCGCGAGTTCACCATTCCCCCACTGGTGACGGCACCCCAAGTCGGAGGACTGGCGGACGCCGTGTTCGCCAATGCCGACGAGGAGCCGGACCGGATCGTGCTGAGCCGCCGCGCCGGAGCGGACGGCGCGGACTGGGAGCACGTCACGGCCGCCCGCTTCCGCGACGAGGTCCTGGCGGTGGCCAGGGGCCTGCTCGCCCAGGGGATCCGCTTCGGCGACCGGGTCGGCCTGATGTCCCGCACCCGCTACGAGTGGACCGTGCTGGACTTCGCGCTGTGGGCGATCGGCGCCCAGCCCGTCCCGATCTACCCCACTTCGTCCTCGGACCAGGTCCGTTGGATGCTGCACGACTCCGAGGCGGTCGCCTGCGTCGTCGAGCACGAGGACCACGCGATGACGATCGGCGCGGTCATCGACGAACTCCCCCACCTGACCCGGCTGTGGCAGCTGGACTCCGACGCGCTGTCCGAACTGGCCCGGCACGGCCTCTCCGTCGACGACGACCTGGTCCACCAATACCGCGAGGCGGTCACCCCCGACGCCACCGCGACGATCATCTACACCTCGGGCACCACCGGCCGCCCCAAGGGATGCGTGATCACCCACGGCAACTTCATGGCCGAGAGCGACAACGTCGTCGCCCGGTACGAGCCGGTCTTCCACAGCAAGCGCGGCGACGAGGCGTCCACCCTGCTCTTCCTGCCGCTCGCCCACGTCTTCGGGCGCATGGTGGAGGTCGCGGCCGTCCGCGCGAAGGTCCGGCTGGGGCACCAGCCCAACCTGGCCGCGGCCGAGCTGCTGCCCGCGATGGCCTCGTTCCAGCCGACCTTCGTGCTCGCCGTCCCGTACGTCTTCGAGAAGGTCTTCCAGGGCGCCCGCCGCAAGGCCGAGGCGGGGGGCAAGCTCGGGCCCTTCGAGAAGGCGGTGGAAGTGGCGGTACGGCACGCCGAGGCGATGGAGGCCCGGGCCTTCGGCACCGGTCCCGGCCCCAGCACCTCGCTGCGGATGCAGCACCAGCTGTACGAGAAGCTGGTCTACGGCAAGGTGCGCGCCGCCCTCGGCGGCAAGGTCCGGCACGCCTTCTCCGGCGGCTCGGCGATGGACCGGCAGCTGGGGCTCTTCTTCGACGGCGCGGGCGTGCGGATCTTCGAGGGGTACGGCCTCACCGAGACCACGGCCGCCGCGGTCGCCAACCCGCCCGAGCAGACACGTTTCGGCACGGTGGGCCTGCCCATCCCGGGCACCACGGTGCACATCGCGGACGACGGCGAGATCTGGGTGTACGGCGGCCAGGTCTTCAGCGAGTACCTCAACAACCCCAAGGCCACCGCGGAGGTCCTGCACGACGGCTGGCTCGCCACCGGCGACCTCGGCGCGCTCGACGAGGACGGCTACCTCACGATCACCGGGCGGAAGAAGGAGATCCTGGTGACCAGCGGCGGCAAGTCCGTCTCGCCGGTGGTCCTGGAGGACCGGGTGCGGTCCCACCCACTGGTCTCGCAGTGCGTCGTGGTCGGCAACGACCGGCCCTTCATCGGGGCGCTGATCACCCTCGATCCCGAGGGCGTCGGGCACTGGCTGACGATGCGGGCCAAGCCGCAGCTGCCGATCGCCAAGCTGATCCACGACGCCGACCTGGAGACGGAGATCCGGCGGGCGGTCGTCGCCGCCAACACGCTCGTCTCCCAGGCCGAGTCGATCCGCACCTTCCGCATCCTGGCCGGGCAGTTCTCCGAGGAGGGCGGGCTGCTCACGCCCTCGCTCAAGCTGAAGAGAAGGGCGATAGAGAAGGCGTACACCCGAGAGATCGAGGCCCTCTACCACGCCTGA
- the sph gene encoding sphingomyelin phosphodiesterase translates to MRHGRAAAACAFVLLIASSAGAAGTGTATASPTATAAAAPTVTTAAPPLRLVTSNVMMLPRTLYPNWGQLQRADLIAASGYVQGADVLVFQEAFDNGASDRLQANLRSRYPYQTPVLGRSKSGWDRTEGAYSSLTPEDGGVTVLSKWPILEKVQHVYGDACGADWFSNKGFVYVVLDVNGTRVHVVGTHTQADDSACGSGEAAGVRSAQNREIDAFLDARAIPAAEPVVIVGDLNTDAGGAEYAGMLADLDVAAPDADPGPAASFDPATNSVAYDRYPDEPAQRLDHALLRNGHARPARWNNRVVDEHSPLWSVTSWGTTYTFDDYSDHYPVVAGDV, encoded by the coding sequence GCCCCACGGCCACCGCGGCCGCGGCCCCCACGGTCACCACCGCGGCGCCCCCGCTGCGGCTGGTCACCAGCAACGTGATGATGCTGCCGCGCACCCTCTACCCCAACTGGGGTCAGTTGCAGCGCGCCGACCTCATCGCCGCCTCCGGTTACGTCCAGGGCGCCGACGTCCTGGTCTTCCAGGAGGCGTTCGACAACGGGGCCTCCGACCGGCTGCAGGCGAACCTCAGGAGCCGCTACCCCTACCAGACCCCGGTGCTGGGCCGGTCCAAGAGCGGCTGGGACCGCACCGAGGGCGCGTACAGCTCGCTCACGCCCGAGGACGGCGGTGTGACGGTCCTCAGCAAGTGGCCGATCCTGGAGAAGGTCCAGCACGTGTACGGCGACGCGTGCGGCGCGGACTGGTTCTCCAACAAGGGCTTCGTGTACGTCGTCCTCGACGTGAACGGCACGCGGGTCCACGTCGTCGGCACGCACACCCAGGCCGACGACTCCGCCTGCGGCAGCGGCGAGGCCGCGGGCGTGCGCTCCGCCCAGAACCGGGAGATCGACGCCTTCCTCGACGCCCGGGCGATCCCCGCCGCCGAGCCGGTCGTCATCGTGGGCGACCTCAACACCGACGCCGGCGGTGCCGAGTACGCCGGCATGCTCGCCGACCTGGACGTCGCGGCGCCCGACGCCGACCCCGGTCCGGCCGCCAGCTTCGACCCCGCGACCAACTCCGTCGCGTACGACCGCTACCCCGACGAGCCCGCGCAGCGTCTGGACCACGCGCTCCTGCGCAACGGCCACGCCCGCCCCGCCCGCTGGAACAACCGCGTGGTCGACGAGCACTCGCCGCTGTGGTCGGTCACCAGCTGGGGCACCACCTACACCTTCGACGACTACTCGGACCACTACCCGGTCGTCGCCGGCGACGTCTGA
- a CDS encoding MFS transporter — MRKWGPLVAVCLGTFMLLIDVTIVIVALPDIVDALDASLSDLQWMIDIYALALAALLLGAGSAADVIGRRRMYVAGTALFAAASLACGLAPGAGVLVAMRAVQGVGATAMFATTLSLLGAAYQGRDRSVALGVWGAVSGAAAALGPVLGGLLTQALDWRWIFYVNLPVSVVAIALTLRVVKESRGHGGARIDWPGTASFTAFAGLLTFAVIRADEAGWASARTAWTLGGAVAALVVFVVAERRAAQPMLDLALFRNPSFTAIMVGALALSATAFGFLPYTSLWLQTLLGLSPVRGGLVLIPLALAAFVASAVGGRFLHGAPYRLVIGGGMVLIGAGALAQAVLDAGSGWAALTAGLVVAGLGVGLVNPAIAGAALASVPPRRAGMAGGAVNTFRQLGYALGVAVFGTLLSTRMELSLSDAGAPAAHATARALAGGGARELLARVPAGRRAATDHALHAAFASGLNAAALAAGVAGLLAGAVVLVLVRERPGNPAPAAAPEPVGAVERP, encoded by the coding sequence ATGCGCAAGTGGGGACCGCTGGTGGCGGTCTGCCTGGGCACCTTCATGCTGCTCATCGACGTGACGATCGTGATCGTCGCGCTGCCCGACATCGTGGACGCCCTGGACGCGTCGCTGTCCGACCTCCAGTGGATGATCGACATCTACGCGCTGGCACTGGCCGCCCTGCTGCTGGGAGCCGGCTCCGCGGCCGACGTGATCGGGCGGCGCCGGATGTACGTCGCGGGGACGGCCCTGTTCGCGGCGGCCTCCCTCGCCTGCGGACTCGCGCCCGGAGCGGGGGTCCTGGTGGCGATGCGCGCGGTGCAGGGGGTCGGCGCGACGGCGATGTTCGCCACGACGCTCTCCCTGCTCGGCGCGGCCTACCAGGGCCGCGACCGGTCGGTGGCGCTGGGCGTGTGGGGCGCGGTCAGCGGCGCGGCGGCGGCACTCGGGCCGGTGCTTGGCGGGCTGCTGACCCAGGCGCTGGACTGGCGCTGGATCTTCTACGTCAACCTGCCGGTGAGCGTCGTGGCGATCGCCCTGACGCTGCGGGTGGTGAAGGAGTCCCGGGGCCACGGCGGGGCCCGCATCGACTGGCCGGGCACGGCGTCCTTCACCGCCTTCGCCGGGCTGCTCACCTTCGCCGTGATCCGGGCGGACGAGGCCGGCTGGGCCTCGGCCCGTACGGCGTGGACGCTCGGCGGCGCGGTGGCGGCGCTGGTGGTGTTCGTGGTGGCCGAGCGGCGCGCCGCGCAGCCGATGCTGGACCTGGCGCTGTTCCGCAACCCCTCCTTCACCGCGATCATGGTCGGTGCGCTGGCGCTCAGCGCGACGGCCTTCGGCTTCCTGCCGTACACCTCGCTGTGGCTGCAGACGCTGCTCGGCCTCAGCCCGGTCCGCGGCGGCCTGGTGCTGATACCCCTGGCGCTGGCGGCGTTCGTGGCCTCGGCGGTGGGCGGCCGGTTCCTGCACGGGGCGCCGTACCGGCTGGTGATCGGCGGCGGGATGGTGCTCATCGGGGCCGGCGCGCTGGCCCAGGCGGTGCTGGACGCCGGTTCCGGCTGGGCCGCGCTGACCGCGGGCCTGGTGGTGGCGGGCCTCGGCGTCGGGCTGGTCAATCCGGCGATCGCGGGCGCCGCGCTGGCCTCCGTGCCGCCGCGGCGGGCCGGCATGGCGGGCGGGGCGGTCAACACCTTCCGGCAGCTGGGGTACGCGCTCGGCGTCGCCGTGTTCGGCACCCTGCTCTCCACGCGGATGGAGCTCTCGCTGAGCGACGCCGGGGCCCCCGCCGCGCACGCGACGGCCCGGGCGCTCGCGGGCGGTGGAGCGCGGGAGCTGCTGGCCCGGGTCCCCGCCGGCCGGCGTGCGGCGACCGACCACGCGCTGCACGCCGCCTTCGCCTCGGGCCTGAACGCGGCAGCCCTGGCGGCCGGTGTCGCCGGCCTGCTGGCGGGTGCGGTCGTGCTCGTCCTGGTGCGGGAACGGCCGGGCAATCCGGCGCCGGCCGCGGCACCCGAGCCTGTGGGGGCTGTAGAGCGGCCGTGA
- a CDS encoding aldo/keto reductase, whose amino-acid sequence MPQLGFGVWQVPDDEAATAVATALEAGYRSIDTAALYRNERGTGRAIAASGIPREELFVTTKLWNTDQGHDNALRAFDASLDKLGLDHVDLYLIHWPTPARGLYGETWRALEKIHADGRARAIGVSNFPVAQLQHLLDEGGVVPALNQIELHPNLPQSELRAFHAAHGIATEAWSPLGQGRGLLDEPALAALAAKHGRTPAQVVLRWHLQLGNVVIPKSVTPSRIRENIDVFGFELDGEDLAAIEALDNGGRLGPDPTSFN is encoded by the coding sequence ATGCCCCAGCTCGGTTTCGGCGTCTGGCAGGTCCCGGACGACGAAGCCGCCACCGCGGTCGCCACGGCCCTGGAGGCCGGCTACCGCAGCATCGACACCGCCGCGCTCTACCGCAACGAACGCGGCACCGGCCGCGCCATCGCCGCCTCGGGCATCCCGCGCGAGGAACTGTTCGTCACCACCAAGCTGTGGAACACCGACCAGGGCCACGACAACGCCCTGCGCGCCTTCGACGCTTCCCTGGACAAGCTCGGCCTGGACCACGTGGACCTCTACCTGATCCACTGGCCCACCCCCGCCCGCGGCCTGTACGGGGAGACCTGGCGCGCCCTGGAGAAGATCCACGCCGACGGCCGCGCGAGGGCGATCGGCGTGTCGAACTTCCCGGTCGCCCAGCTGCAGCACCTGCTCGACGAGGGCGGCGTCGTACCCGCCCTCAACCAGATCGAGCTGCACCCCAACCTCCCCCAGAGCGAACTGCGGGCCTTCCACGCGGCCCACGGCATCGCCACCGAGGCCTGGTCGCCGCTCGGCCAGGGCCGCGGCCTCCTCGACGAGCCGGCGCTCGCCGCCCTCGCCGCCAAGCACGGCAGGACCCCGGCCCAGGTCGTCCTGCGCTGGCACCTCCAGCTCGGCAACGTCGTGATCCCCAAGTCCGTGACCCCGTCGCGGATCCGGGAGAACATCGACGTCTTCGGCTTCGAGCTCGACGGCGAGGACCTGGCCGCGATCGAAGCCCTCGACAACGGCGGGCGCCTCGGCCCGGACCCGACGTCGTTCAACTGA
- a CDS encoding AsnC family transcriptional regulator, with protein sequence MDSHTLDELDMRLLHALQLDGRAPFSRIADVLGVSDQTVARRYRRLRGDFGMRVLGLPEQELLGRTRWALRLRSTPEAAESLAKALARRDDTAWISLMSGGTEVMCVTRPRSHDEHDALLLGRLPRTPSIVEIGAHSILHTFYGGALGWFAKRGALTDAEVAALRPPPPEPPSGTVVLDATDEALLAVLARDGRASYPELHRATGLSESAAKRRLEQLRGSGVLYTDVQLDTAWIGHDTRAIFWITAAPSALSAVGQALAAHPETAYVAATTGSSNLVAVVICSSTPQLYRYLSECVGALDGVRHVETVPSLRLVKQITTEGIR encoded by the coding sequence ATGGATTCCCACACGCTCGACGAGCTGGACATGCGGCTTCTGCACGCCCTGCAGCTCGACGGGCGCGCCCCCTTCAGCCGGATCGCCGACGTCCTCGGCGTCTCCGACCAGACCGTGGCCCGCCGCTACCGCAGGCTCCGCGGCGACTTCGGGATGCGCGTGCTCGGGCTCCCCGAGCAGGAACTGCTCGGACGCACCCGCTGGGCGCTGCGGCTGCGCAGCACCCCCGAGGCCGCCGAGTCCCTGGCCAAGGCCCTGGCCCGGCGCGACGACACCGCCTGGATCTCGCTGATGTCGGGCGGCACGGAGGTGATGTGCGTGACGCGCCCGCGCAGCCACGACGAGCACGACGCGCTGCTCCTCGGGCGTCTGCCGCGCACCCCGAGCATCGTCGAGATCGGCGCCCACAGCATCCTGCACACCTTCTACGGCGGCGCCCTGGGCTGGTTCGCCAAGCGCGGCGCGCTCACCGACGCGGAGGTCGCCGCGCTGCGGCCGCCCCCGCCCGAGCCGCCGTCCGGCACGGTCGTCCTCGACGCCACCGACGAGGCGCTGCTGGCCGTCCTGGCCAGGGACGGCCGCGCCTCCTACCCCGAACTGCACCGCGCCACCGGCCTGTCGGAGTCGGCGGCCAAGCGGCGGCTGGAGCAGCTGCGCGGCTCGGGCGTGCTCTACACCGACGTGCAGCTCGACACGGCGTGGATCGGCCACGACACCCGCGCCATCTTCTGGATCACGGCCGCCCCCTCCGCCCTGTCCGCGGTCGGGCAGGCGCTGGCCGCGCACCCCGAGACCGCCTACGTCGCGGCGACCACCGGATCGTCCAACCTCGTCGCCGTGGTCATCTGCAGCAGCACGCCGCAGCTCTACCGCTACCTGAGCGAGTGCGTCGGCGCCCTGGACGGGGTCCGGCACGTGGAGACCGTGCCGTCGCTGCGCCTGGTCAAGCAGATCACGACCGAAGGGATCCGCTGA
- a CDS encoding LysR substrate-binding domain-containing protein, whose protein sequence is MFDPVQLRTFVAVVQTLSFTQAGRRLGLRQSTVSQHVRKLEEAAGRRFFTRDTHSVELTEDGEAMLGFARTILEANERAAGWFAGTRLRGRLRLGASEDFVLTRLPEILERFRRDHPEVDLELTVELSATLHRQLAAGRLDVMLGKRAAGDSHGQLVWSDRLVWIAGERYRPEAQRPVPLILYPAPAITRARALEVMERHGRAWRIACTSGSLSGLVAAARAGLGVMAHAEGLIPPGLVRVPARAGLPELGGVDFVLLHGRRRPAAQEAADALAAAVLSGSLRS, encoded by the coding sequence GTGTTCGATCCGGTGCAGCTGCGGACCTTCGTCGCCGTCGTCCAGACGCTGAGCTTCACGCAGGCCGGCCGCAGGCTCGGCCTGCGCCAGTCGACGGTGAGCCAGCACGTGCGCAAGCTGGAGGAGGCCGCCGGCCGGCGGTTCTTCACCCGCGACACGCACAGCGTGGAGCTGACCGAGGACGGCGAGGCCATGCTCGGCTTCGCCCGGACGATCCTGGAGGCCAACGAACGCGCCGCGGGCTGGTTCGCGGGCACCCGTCTGCGCGGCCGGCTGCGCCTGGGCGCCTCGGAGGACTTCGTCCTGACCCGGCTGCCCGAGATCCTGGAGCGCTTCCGGCGCGACCACCCCGAGGTGGACCTGGAGCTGACGGTGGAACTGTCGGCCACCTTGCACCGGCAGCTGGCCGCCGGCCGGCTGGACGTGATGCTGGGCAAGCGCGCGGCCGGCGACAGCCACGGTCAACTGGTGTGGAGCGACCGGCTGGTGTGGATCGCCGGCGAGCGGTACCGCCCCGAGGCCCAGCGGCCCGTCCCGCTGATCCTCTACCCGGCCCCCGCGATCACCCGGGCGCGGGCGTTGGAGGTCATGGAGCGGCACGGCCGTGCGTGGCGCATCGCGTGCACCAGCGGCTCGCTGAGCGGTCTGGTCGCCGCGGCGCGGGCGGGGCTCGGGGTGATGGCGCACGCCGAGGGGCTGATCCCGCCCGGTCTGGTGCGGGTCCCGGCCCGCGCGGGGCTGCCCGAGCTCGGCGGCGTCGACTTCGTGCTGCTGCACGGGCGGCGGCGGCCGGCGGCGCAGGAGGCGGCGGACGCGCTCGCGGCGGCGGTCCTCAGCGGATCCCTTCGGTCGTGA